CCGAATTCAGCAATGTACGCTATGCCAATAATTTTCAGCACCGTTTTCAGATAAATGCTTTCCATGCCTGAATTCTCGGCAAGCCGCTTCAACACTTCGATAACTGCACCGATCTTGCCAATCAACAACATGAAGATGACAATGCCGGTCGCAGCTGCAATCAGAAAGGCAAACATCGGTTTCTGTTCCTTAATGACCAGAATGAGTACTGTTGCAATGAGCGCCAAACCTACAACTTGTATAATTTCCACAGGTCACCACCATCCGGCTTTATGACCGTTTTTCATTGAAAAAGAAATATCGATTTGATCTCTTGTAGCAGGCTGTCCAGCATACGGACCACCATGAACAATACAACGACAAATCCGATTACGGTCACCCAGTGAGCCATATCTTCCTTTCCCATTTGTTTCAGTACCGTGTGAATCATGGCAATAATGATTCCGATACCCGCAATTTGAAAGATTGCGTTCACTTCTAGATTCATGACCTTGGCACCTCACTATCCCGGCTATTTCAGAAGATCAGAATGACGATTAACGCTCCGACAAGCATCCCGAGGCTTCGGCTCATTCGTTCATATTTCATTTGATCTGCCTGGGCACGGGATTCCTCATGCATTAGTTGTTGAATGGCTAACGATATATGTTTGGTCTGATCCTGACGGTCACTTGTGCCAAGGCTGAAGCTTAATTGCAGCATGACTTCCCGCTCGTCAGCCTTCATGGCCGATCTTCCCCATGCTAGATCCACGCCTGACTGCAGACTTTCCCGAGCAGTGAGTCCATGGGGAGGTTCCATCTGTGTGGCTGCATGAAGGAACAGCGTCTTAACAGGTTCTTTGGTCTGGGCTCCCATCTTGCCCATGGCATCGGGAAGGGGAGTGAGCCCATAGTTAATCTCCGTCATTAGTCGCTGGAGGGCTGCAATGAGTTCTCGCAACTGTCTCGGTCTTAATGCATACTGTCTTGCCTTGTAAAAACCCGCGAGGGTGCTGGCTAACAGAATGATTACCGCACCAAGCATGTTAACCAAAGCCTTCACCTCCTGCACCGCTCTGCTGCAACCCACGCATTTTGCCATCAGCCAGCCGAAAGGTCATGCCCCGGCTCGTCCGTTGCAGCTGGACATATCGTTGAAACATCTGCTCTGTAATTAAGGTTCTGAGGGCGGGTCTGGCCGACAGCTCCGATAGGTCACGGCCATGAGCAGTCGCGATTACAGAGACTCCTGCATGCAGGGCTTCCATCACTGCCTCAGCATCCTCCGGACGGCCGATCTCGTCCACAATCAGGACATCGGGCGACATGGAGCGAAGCATCATCATCATGCCCTCAGCCTTCGGACAACCGTCCATCACATCGGTTCGGGGACCTACGTCGAAGCCAGGTACTCCTTTGTAGCTACCAGCAATTTCGGACCTTTCATCCACAATGCCCACTTTCAGACGCGGACGTATGCCTTGAACCAGTTCAGTGCCCCCTGTAAGCTTTGTACCACTGCTAATTTGTCTCGCCAGATCTCGCAGCAATGTCGTCTTTCCTTGTTGTGGTGGCGAAAGGATTAACGTGTGCAGGACCTGTCCGCTCTTCATATCGAGAAGATAAGGAAGGATACGATCAGCCACTCCATGTACCTCACGGGCTATCCGAACGTTAAACCCGTTGATGTCGCGCAGGTATTCGACACGCCCACCGCTTAGTACCGTCCGGCCAGCAAGTCCGATTCGATGTCCGCCAGGTATGGTGATAAACCCTTTGCGCAGTTCCTCTTCCAATGTATAAAGTGAATGATTACTGATCAGATCCAGCAACCTGTGCGTCACTTCTTTCTGAGGGACATACGCTTCTTCAGGATTCCCGGTCGGACAACCTTGAGGTGTCAGGAAGTGGTATGTGTTGTCTGCATTAATCTCCAGGGGTCTGCCTTCACGAATACGTACTTCCTCCACTTGTTCCAATAGAGCGGGTGGCATCCTTCCGAGAATGGTTCGGATCGGTTCCGGAAAAAGTTCCTTCCAGTTCACCTTCATGAGTAGGCTCCTCCAACCTTGAGATCATTTGGTTCACGCTTCTGGCGCTTGTTCATATCTCAAGTTTATGCCTGTACATTTAATTTATGACGCTGAAATCTATCAATTCTTCAGAATACGGTTGAGAGTTGAAAGCATAGATCCACCTTCTGTTCTAGGCACCCGTCTAGATGTGCATGCATATATTAATTGCAGATAGGTAAGTTCCATTCCGGTTCGAAACAGAACTACCGATCCCCAGATACAGAAAGGAGCTGTGGGGAGTGCGAGTCGATGTTGTTGCCAATGTGAATGAAGTACGTACCATTGATATTGCAGGGCGAAGTGCAGTTGTCATTGATGTATTGTGTACGACCAGTACAATTGTTACGGCTCTGGCGTATGACGCTTCGGCTGTGATTGCCGTAGAGACGGTTCCACAAGCCAAACAAATGGAAGTGAAAGATTGCATTCGAGGCGGAGAGCGTTTTGACAAAAAAATCACCGGATTTGAGGTGGGGAATTCCCCCTATGAATATATGACCGCAGGCATTGCAGATAAAACCATTATTCTAACCACAACCGATGGTACCCGAGCTTTGATCAAGGCTTCCAAGGGGAAACATGTATTCGCTGGTTCATTCCTCAATGTGCAGGCTGTTGCGGCAGTTCTATGTGAACTTCAACGGGATGTATTGCTGTTATGTGCGGGGAACCAGGATGAATTTGCTTTGGAGGACGGCTTGTGTGCTGGATGTATCATTGACGAACTGCACCGTCAATCCTGTTCTCCCCTCCAACTAAACGATCTCGGCACAGTGCTTCATCAAGCCGTATCCCAAAGTCAGGAGAGCATTCCGGATCTGGTGCAAAGATCTGTTAGTGGGCGGAGGCTTGAAAAGTTAGGCAGAGTTCATGATATTTCGTATTGTTCTCAATTAAACCTGCTGGATTGCGTTCCCGAGATGGGGGAGGGGAACCGCATGCAACCATACAGAGGCATACGCGGGGGGAAGATGTTCAAGTTGATGTGAGAATTACTATGAGAAAAACAAAAAAAGGTGGACAGATGCCCGTTGGCAACTGTTCACCTTTGCTAATTTCCATACACAGAAACACCTTATCTGCGATCTTGAGGTCCGCCGATAACGGCTTGCTCGGCAGTGTCGAGATCATATGCTGTATGCAATGCCTTGATGACGTCATGCAGCTTATCTCCGTCAATAACACAAGATACTTTGATCTCGGAAGTGCTCACCATTTTGATGCTCACGCCTTCAGCGGAAATGACTTTGAACATCTTCGCAGCAACTCCCGGATGACTGACCATGCCTGCGCCAACAATGGAGATTTTAACGAGGTTCTCCTCTGATGTGACTTCACGGTAAGGCAAACGGCTGTGAAGGCCTTCAATGACACGTAATGCGTTCTCACGATCAGACAGCGCCACAGAGAACGAGAAGTCCGCTTTGCCATCCATCACTCCGCTCTGAACGATAATGTCCACATCCAGCTGATTGGACGCAAGTGCACCAAATACTTCGGCCAGAACTCCTGGTACATCCGGCACACCCAGAATACTGATGCGAGCCACATTTTTGTCATAGGCAATACCACTAACCACTACGCCTTGTTCCATTGCTGCTTCCTCCTTCACAACCGTTCCTTCATTATGGTTAAAGCTGGATCTTACAATCAAAGGTACACCGGAATGCTTCGCGTACTCTACTGCACGCGGATGCAGTACCGCTGCCCCCAAATTAGCGAGTTCCAGCATTTCGTCATACGATATTTCCTTCAGCTTGCGCGCAACCTTAACGATCCGCGGGTCCGTAGAATATATTCCGTCTACATCCGTATAGATCTCACACGCATCAGCCTTGATTGCTGCGGCCAGCGCTACCGCTGTTGTATCCGAACCACCACGACCCAATGTTGTGATCTCGCCGTCTTCCGTCATGCCCTGGAATCCTGCAACAATAACAATGTTGCCCTCAGCAAGTGCTGC
The window above is part of the Paenibacillus sp. 1781tsa1 genome. Proteins encoded here:
- the spoIIIAD gene encoding stage III sporulation protein AD, yielding MEIIQVVGLALIATVLILVIKEQKPMFAFLIAAATGIVIFMLLIGKIGAVIEVLKRLAENSGMESIYLKTVLKIIGIAYIAEFGAQIVRDAGQESIASKIELAGKVLILVLAIPIISIIIETVMKLMPV
- the spoIIIAC gene encoding stage III sporulation protein AC — encoded protein: MNLEVNAIFQIAGIGIIIAMIHTVLKQMGKEDMAHWVTVIGFVVVLFMVVRMLDSLLQEIKSIFLFQ
- the spoIIIAB gene encoding stage III sporulation protein SpoIIIAB, which encodes MVNMLGAVIILLASTLAGFYKARQYALRPRQLRELIAALQRLMTEINYGLTPLPDAMGKMGAQTKEPVKTLFLHAATQMEPPHGLTARESLQSGVDLAWGRSAMKADEREVMLQLSFSLGTSDRQDQTKHISLAIQQLMHEESRAQADQMKYERMSRSLGMLVGALIVILIF
- the spoIIIAA gene encoding stage III sporulation protein AA, producing the protein MKVNWKELFPEPIRTILGRMPPALLEQVEEVRIREGRPLEINADNTYHFLTPQGCPTGNPEEAYVPQKEVTHRLLDLISNHSLYTLEEELRKGFITIPGGHRIGLAGRTVLSGGRVEYLRDINGFNVRIAREVHGVADRILPYLLDMKSGQVLHTLILSPPQQGKTTLLRDLARQISSGTKLTGGTELVQGIRPRLKVGIVDERSEIAGSYKGVPGFDVGPRTDVMDGCPKAEGMMMMLRSMSPDVLIVDEIGRPEDAEAVMEALHAGVSVIATAHGRDLSELSARPALRTLITEQMFQRYVQLQRTSRGMTFRLADGKMRGLQQSGAGGEGFG
- a CDS encoding 2-phosphosulfolactate phosphatase, producing the protein MRVDVVANVNEVRTIDIAGRSAVVIDVLCTTSTIVTALAYDASAVIAVETVPQAKQMEVKDCIRGGERFDKKITGFEVGNSPYEYMTAGIADKTIILTTTDGTRALIKASKGKHVFAGSFLNVQAVAAVLCELQRDVLLLCAGNQDEFALEDGLCAGCIIDELHRQSCSPLQLNDLGTVLHQAVSQSQESIPDLVQRSVSGRRLEKLGRVHDISYCSQLNLLDCVPEMGEGNRMQPYRGIRGGKMFKLM
- a CDS encoding aspartate kinase, which codes for MSLYVMKFGGSSVGDTERMKRVAGRVVEKADEGHRCVVVVSAMGDTTDDLIDQAKQLNSELPAREMDMLLTTGEQISISLLSMAIQALGRKAVSFTGWQAGFRTEPVHGKARIHDIHPDRVNAALAEGNIVIVAGFQGMTEDGEITTLGRGGSDTTAVALAAAIKADACEIYTDVDGIYSTDPRIVKVARKLKEISYDEMLELANLGAAVLHPRAVEYAKHSGVPLIVRSSFNHNEGTVVKEEAAMEQGVVVSGIAYDKNVARISILGVPDVPGVLAEVFGALASNQLDVDIIVQSGVMDGKADFSFSVALSDRENALRVIEGLHSRLPYREVTSEENLVKISIVGAGMVSHPGVAAKMFKVISAEGVSIKMVSTSEIKVSCVIDGDKLHDVIKALHTAYDLDTAEQAVIGGPQDRR